A region of the Thermogladius calderae 1633 genome:
CCTCCACCCGCTCCAAGACGAGAGGACAGTGCAGGGACTACTGGAGATACTCTTCGAGCTACAGAAGTGGCTTGCCAACATCACGGGCATGGACGTCTGCACTCTCCACCCCGCGGCGGGCGCGCACGGGGAGCTGGCGGGCGTACTGACGATCCGGAGGTATCACGAGGTGAAAGGGAGGGCCGACTTGAAGAGGGAGATCATAGTTCCAGATAGTGCTCACGGGACTAACCCGGCCAGCGCCTCAATGGCTGGTTTCGTCACCGTCACCGTCCCAACGGGTGAAGACGGAAATATCGACATGGAGGCCCTCAGGGCGGTCGTCGGGAAGAGGACAGCTGGGCTGATGATCACCAACCCGAGTACCCTCGGATTGTTCGAGGAGAGGATAGGGGACATAGTGAAGCTGGTGCACGAGTACGACGCTCTACTCTACTACGATGGTGCCAACCTGAACGGCATCTTAGGGTACGCTAGGCCCGGTGACATGGGCTTCGACATCGCCCACCTAAACCTACACAAGACGTTTAGCTCCCCCCACGGTGGGGGTGGCCCCGGGGCAGGGCCGGTCTGCGTAAAGGACAGAGTGGTAGACGAGACCAGGAACATCAGACTAAGCGACCTCTTACCAGGTTACCTAGTGGTTTACGACGAGGAAAAGGGCATATACAGGCTGAAGCACCCTGGTCCTCATAGTGTCGGCCTGATAAAGTCCTTCTTCGGCAACGTCGTACCGCTGGTGTGGGCTTATGTATACATAGCATCTCTAGGGCCGCAGGGGCTAAGGAGAGTGTCCGAGCATGCCGTCCTGGCCACAAACTACTTTATCAAGCTCATCGAAGGAGTGAGAGGCTTCGAGATACCATACGGTAAAGGCAGGTTCAGGAAGAACGAGGTCGTGTTGAGCGCGAGGCCTCTCGCAGAGGAGACTGGTGTTACTGCTATGGACGTTGCGAAGGGGTTGCTCGACGCCGGCTTTTACGCGCCCACGGTCTATTTCCCCCTAATAGTGAAAGAGGCGCTACAGGTGGAGTTCACCGAGAGCGAGACT
Encoded here:
- the gcvPB gene encoding aminomethyl-transferring glycine dehydrogenase subunit GcvPB, which codes for MFRQAKWNEPIILENPDKGFTGLSLDSYSDSTSRAVGEIKIPKGVLRETPPSIPGLPEVEVVRHYTRLSQMSYGVDNGPVPLGSCTMKYNPRIAWEIAFDERIANLHPLQDERTVQGLLEILFELQKWLANITGMDVCTLHPAAGAHGELAGVLTIRRYHEVKGRADLKREIIVPDSAHGTNPASASMAGFVTVTVPTGEDGNIDMEALRAVVGKRTAGLMITNPSTLGLFEERIGDIVKLVHEYDALLYYDGANLNGILGYARPGDMGFDIAHLNLHKTFSSPHGGGGPGAGPVCVKDRVVDETRNIRLSDLLPGYLVVYDEEKGIYRLKHPGPHSVGLIKSFFGNVVPLVWAYVYIASLGPQGLRRVSEHAVLATNYFIKLIEGVRGFEIPYGKGRFRKNEVVLSARPLAEETGVTAMDVAKGLLDAGFYAPTVYFPLIVKEALQVEFTESETIENIERYAERLKEISRVAYENPDEAKKWPINTSVKIIDYVKGDHPRTLAPTWRVYVRKQRGELS